A single region of the Streptococcus macedonicus ACA-DC 198 genome encodes:
- the tnpA gene encoding IS1193, transposase, ISL3 family produces MEQLKNTTELIGLKDKNIKIKTVFKADTHITIEASLDYQPPLCPHCKSQMSKYDFQRASTIPILDVQGIPTVLKLKKRRFQCKGCRRVTVSETSLVKKHCQISKPVRQKITQYHTEKLTNTAIAKRLHLSVSLVQRQLEAFTFKEDFTRLPEVLSVDEFSRNKGQLAFIAQDFETRKIVTLLENNRQTTIKNYFYRYPRAVREAVKVVAVDMSGSYIPILKQLFPKAKIVLDRFHIVQHLGRAMMSTRITIMKSFDKKSLPYRAMKNHWKILQKDSRKLSDKRFYLRTFSQTLTPKEIVKKILDLSDEFRYYYELYQLLLFHFQEKNTDHFMALIDDNLPFVNPVFTTVFKTFKKYKSYIANALELPYSNAKLEATNKLIKDIKRQAFGFRNFKNFKTKILIALNIKIERTNLILSRC; encoded by the coding sequence ATGGAACAACTTAAGAATACCACAGAACTCATCGGATTAAAAGACAAAAATATTAAAATCAAGACGGTTTTTAAGGCTGATACCCACATCACGATTGAGGCTAGCCTAGACTATCAGCCTCCACTCTGCCCTCACTGCAAAAGTCAGATGAGCAAGTATGACTTTCAACGAGCCTCTACCATCCCAATCCTTGACGTCCAAGGCATACCAACGGTCCTCAAACTCAAGAAGCGACGCTTTCAATGTAAGGGCTGTCGTCGTGTGACGGTTTCTGAGACTAGCTTAGTCAAGAAACATTGCCAAATCTCAAAGCCTGTCCGCCAGAAAATCACACAATACCATACCGAAAAGTTAACTAATACTGCCATCGCTAAGAGACTCCACCTTTCAGTATCTCTTGTCCAACGTCAGCTGGAAGCTTTCACCTTCAAGGAAGACTTTACTCGTCTTCCTGAGGTTCTATCAGTAGATGAATTTTCTCGAAACAAGGGACAACTAGCTTTCATTGCTCAAGATTTTGAAACCAGAAAAATTGTCACTCTCCTTGAAAACAACCGACAAACCACCATCAAAAACTACTTTTATCGCTATCCTAGAGCTGTTCGTGAGGCGGTTAAAGTCGTTGCTGTGGACATGTCTGGGTCTTATATTCCAATCCTGAAACAGCTATTTCCTAAAGCCAAAATCGTGCTCGACCGCTTCCATATTGTCCAACACCTTGGCAGAGCTATGATGAGCACTCGAATTACCATCATGAAGAGCTTTGATAAAAAGTCTCTCCCTTATCGAGCTATGAAAAATCACTGGAAAATACTCCAGAAAGACAGTCGCAAACTTTCTGATAAACGCTTTTATTTACGAACCTTTAGCCAAACCTTGACTCCGAAAGAAATTGTTAAGAAGATTCTAGATTTATCGGACGAATTCCGTTATTACTATGAGCTGTATCAACTCTTATTATTCCATTTTCAAGAGAAGAATACCGACCATTTTATGGCGCTGATTGACGACAACCTTCCCTTTGTCAATCCTGTATTTACCACTGTCTTTAAGACCTTCAAGAAATACAAATCCTACATTGCAAACGCCCTGGAGCTCCCTTATTCTAACGCTAAGCTAGAAGCCACTAACAAACTCATCAAGGACATTAAGCGTCAAGCTTTCGGCTTTCGAAACTTCAAAAACTTTAAAACTAAAATTCTCATCGCTTTGAACATCAAAATAGAGAGAACCAATCTGATTCTCTCTAGATGTTAG
- the gla gene encoding Aquaporin (Major Intrinsic Protein Family), with the protein MDVTWTVKYITEFIGTALLIILGNGAVANVELKGTKGNNSGWVIIALGYGFGVMIPALMFGNVSGNHINPAFTLALAVSGLFDWSHVPQYIIAQLLGAMFGQLLVVMTHKPYYLKTENPNAILGSFSTISAVDDGTKESHKVAWINGFLNEFVGSFVLFFGAMALTKNYFGAELVAKLTDYGYDATTAANQIAPYTTGSLAVAHLGLGFLVMTLVASLGGPTGPGLNPARDLGPRIVHALLPKSVLGEHKGDSKWWYSWVPVIAPILAGIAAVALFKLLYL; encoded by the coding sequence ATGGATGTTACATGGACTGTGAAATACATCACAGAATTTATCGGGACAGCCTTACTTATCATTCTTGGTAATGGTGCTGTTGCCAATGTTGAACTTAAAGGTACAAAAGGAAATAACTCTGGTTGGGTTATCATCGCACTTGGTTATGGTTTTGGTGTTATGATTCCTGCGCTTATGTTTGGTAACGTTTCAGGTAACCACATCAATCCAGCCTTCACACTTGCACTTGCAGTTTCAGGTTTGTTTGACTGGTCACACGTTCCACAATACATCATTGCTCAATTACTTGGTGCAATGTTTGGTCAATTGCTTGTCGTTATGACACACAAACCATACTACCTTAAAACTGAAAATCCAAATGCTATCCTTGGTTCATTCTCAACTATCTCAGCTGTTGACGATGGTACAAAAGAAAGCCACAAAGTTGCTTGGATTAATGGTTTCTTGAATGAGTTCGTAGGTTCATTCGTACTTTTCTTCGGTGCTATGGCACTTACTAAAAACTACTTCGGTGCTGAATTAGTTGCAAAATTGACTGACTACGGTTATGACGCTACTACAGCAGCAAACCAAATTGCACCTTACACAACAGGTTCACTTGCTGTTGCTCACTTGGGACTTGGTTTCCTTGTAATGACACTTGTTGCATCACTTGGTGGTCCTACTGGTCCTGGTCTTAACCCTGCACGTGACCTTGGTCCACGTATCGTCCATGCTTTGCTTCCTAAATCAGTTCTTGGTGAACACAAAGGCGATTCTAAATGGTGGTATTCATGGGTACCAGTTATCGCTCCAATTCTTGCAGGTATCGCAGCAGTAGCCTTATTCAAACTATTGTACCTATAA
- the pepX gene encoding Xaa-Pro dipeptidyl-peptidase — translation MKYNQFSFIPRPIAIAEQELQALGFDITHQQADKKALENFCRKIFFNYKDTDYPLHQLIADFETDLLTFFNSERPLTADIFYTISLQLLGFIPHVDFTNTTDFLEKIAFPINYQKGHILEALYHLLVSRQKSGMTLLDDLISKGLIPVDNNYHFFNGKSLATFDTTDLIREVVYVQSPLDTDQDGQLDLIKVNIIRPKTSHQLPTMMTASPYHQGTNVVANDKKLYKMEGDLAVKPARTINVETRDFEPLAAPDVDLPIGESEERFNFIDPYTLNDYFLARGFANIYVSGVGTAGSDGFMTSGDYAQVESFKAVIDWLNGKSIAFSSHCRDQKVVADWASGLVCTTGKSYLGTMSTALATTGVEGLKVIIAESAISSWYDYYRENGLVCSPGGYPGEDLDVLTELTYSRNLLPGDYLRNNAHYQEFLDEQSAQLDRASGDYNQFWHDRNYLPHADKVKATCVFTHGLQDWNVKPRHIFNIFNALPDTVEKHAFLHHGEHVYMHNWQSIDFRESMNTLLSEKMLGQDNHFVLPTLIWQDNSQEQAWTSLAEFGSSNQATLALGTDQKIIDNHYAKAEFERYSKNFRTFKSELFTGKANAICLDLPIKNDYHINGQITLHLTVKSSENKGILSAQVLDYGEKKRFKDVPSVLDLYAIDNGCNFSREALKELPFTKAKERVITKGVLNLQNRTDLLTIEDIPANEWMTFDFTLQPSIYKLEKGDTLRVLLYTTDFEHTIRDNSNYILTVDLDKSNLEIPIENNVGL, via the coding sequence ATGAAATATAATCAATTTTCTTTCATTCCAAGACCTATCGCTATTGCAGAGCAAGAGTTGCAAGCCTTGGGATTTGATATTACCCACCAACAAGCTGATAAAAAAGCTCTTGAAAATTTCTGCCGTAAGATTTTCTTTAATTACAAAGATACGGACTACCCACTTCATCAATTAATTGCTGATTTTGAGACAGATTTATTAACATTTTTTAATTCTGAACGTCCATTGACAGCGGATATTTTTTACACTATTTCACTACAACTTCTCGGATTTATTCCGCATGTTGATTTTACAAATACAACTGACTTTTTAGAAAAAATTGCCTTTCCGATTAATTATCAAAAAGGACACATCCTTGAGGCGCTTTATCATTTGCTAGTTAGTCGCCAAAAATCCGGTATGACCTTGCTTGATGATTTAATTAGTAAGGGACTTATTCCAGTAGATAATAATTATCATTTTTTCAATGGCAAATCACTAGCAACGTTTGATACAACTGATTTGATTCGTGAAGTTGTTTATGTGCAATCACCGCTTGATACTGACCAAGACGGACAACTCGATTTGATTAAGGTCAATATTATTCGCCCTAAAACAAGCCACCAATTGCCAACCATGATGACAGCTAGTCCTTATCACCAAGGAACAAATGTCGTTGCTAACGATAAAAAACTTTACAAAATGGAAGGTGATTTAGCTGTAAAACCAGCACGAACAATCAACGTTGAAACACGTGACTTTGAACCGTTAGCTGCTCCTGATGTTGACCTTCCTATCGGAGAAAGTGAAGAACGTTTCAATTTTATTGACCCCTACACGCTCAATGATTATTTCCTTGCACGTGGTTTCGCAAATATCTACGTTTCTGGGGTTGGAACTGCAGGCTCTGACGGTTTTATGACCAGCGGAGATTATGCGCAAGTGGAAAGTTTTAAAGCAGTCATTGATTGGTTAAATGGAAAATCAATCGCCTTTTCTAGCCATTGTCGTGATCAAAAAGTTGTTGCTGATTGGGCGAGTGGACTGGTTTGTACCACTGGAAAATCTTATCTTGGAACTATGTCAACTGCTCTAGCAACGACAGGTGTTGAGGGGCTGAAAGTTATCATCGCTGAATCAGCTATTTCATCTTGGTATGATTATTATCGTGAAAATGGGTTGGTTTGCAGCCCTGGGGGCTATCCTGGTGAGGACCTTGATGTGCTGACTGAATTGACTTATTCACGTAATTTGCTGCCTGGCGATTATCTTCGTAATAATGCACATTACCAAGAATTCCTTGATGAGCAATCTGCACAACTCGACCGTGCTTCTGGTGATTACAATCAATTTTGGCATGACCGTAATTATCTGCCACACGCTGACAAGGTTAAAGCAACCTGCGTATTCACTCATGGACTCCAAGACTGGAATGTCAAACCACGTCATATTTTCAATATTTTCAATGCCCTTCCAGATACTGTCGAAAAACACGCTTTTCTTCACCACGGTGAGCATGTCTACATGCACAACTGGCAATCCATTGATTTCCGTGAAAGCATGAACACTTTACTTTCTGAAAAAATGCTTGGACAAGATAATCATTTCGTTTTGCCAACACTTATCTGGCAAGATAATAGCCAAGAACAAGCTTGGACAAGCTTAGCTGAATTTGGCAGTAGCAATCAAGCAACTTTAGCCCTCGGTACAGACCAAAAAATCATTGACAATCATTACGCCAAAGCTGAATTTGAACGTTATAGCAAGAATTTCAGAACTTTCAAGAGTGAGTTATTTACTGGAAAAGCAAATGCCATTTGCCTCGATTTACCGATTAAAAACGATTACCATATCAATGGGCAAATCACTTTACACCTAACCGTCAAATCTAGTGAAAATAAAGGAATTCTGTCTGCCCAAGTCCTAGACTATGGCGAAAAGAAACGTTTTAAAGATGTTCCTTCTGTACTTGATTTATACGCTATTGATAATGGATGCAATTTCTCACGTGAAGCTCTCAAAGAATTGCCATTTACCAAAGCCAAAGAACGTGTCATCACAAAAGGTGTTCTAAATCTTCAAAATCGTACAGATTTGTTAACAATCGAAGATATTCCTGCAAATGAGTGGATGACCTTTGATTTCACCCTTCAACCAAGTATCTACAAATTGGAAAAAGGCGACACTCTCCGTGTGCTTCTCTACACAACAGACTTTGAGCACACTATCCGTGACAATAGCAATTATATTTTGACAGTTGATTTAGACAAATCAAATTTGGAAATTCCTATAGAGAATAACGTGGGTCTTTGA
- the phoR gene encoding Phosphate regulon sensor protein PhoR (SphS), with protein MVKKIFRSTFFATLGVLLVTLFMVVGLLYGYFTQVQKEQLQTETALAAQGVSLEGQDYFNELKMSNVRITWVDNQGKVLYDNESDAQIMDNHANREEIKEALKDGYGESVRYSKTLTTQSLYSAQRLDNGTVIRLSVTRHSILVLLFRMFQPFFLILVLAFLLSLWLSHSIAKSIVLPLNRLDLDHPLENDAYEEISPLLRRIARHQKEVTEREVLLEQRQSEFDTIISKIKEGMILLDNNCRIISINQAAQDILQTDQTCLGKDILQILRNLSLNNWLEKGLQGRKQEGILQLDDAHYKVMVRPIQSEDKVTGLAILFFDVTDQLQAEQLRREFTANVSHELKTPLHLISGYSEMLASDVVAQKDVPQFAEKIHSESQRMIQLVEDIIKLSHLDESEELAMEPVNLYQISEEVLDSLSAKANERHINLHLLGEPAYITGNYALIHSLIYNLCDNAIIYNRDKGDVTVNVTSNEDDIVLTVQDTGVGIAKDEQERIFERFYRVDKSRSKKLGGTGLGLSIVKHAVNQHHADIKVESQLGLGTKMTVTFYK; from the coding sequence ATGGTTAAGAAAATCTTTCGTTCAACTTTTTTTGCCACGCTAGGCGTTCTTCTTGTAACTTTATTTATGGTTGTTGGCTTGCTTTATGGCTACTTTACTCAAGTACAAAAGGAACAGTTGCAGACAGAAACAGCCTTAGCTGCTCAAGGGGTTTCTCTGGAAGGCCAAGACTATTTTAATGAGCTCAAGATGTCAAATGTCAGAATCACTTGGGTTGATAATCAAGGAAAAGTTCTCTATGATAATGAGTCTGATGCACAGATCATGGACAATCATGCTAATAGAGAAGAAATCAAAGAAGCTTTGAAAGATGGTTATGGTGAGAGTGTTCGATACTCGAAAACCTTAACTACTCAGTCACTTTATTCTGCTCAGCGCTTGGATAATGGAACCGTTATTCGCTTATCTGTTACTAGACACAGTATTTTAGTGCTTTTGTTTCGGATGTTCCAGCCTTTTTTCCTTATTCTTGTATTGGCCTTCTTACTCTCTCTGTGGCTTTCACACTCTATTGCTAAGAGTATTGTGTTACCATTGAATCGACTGGATCTTGACCATCCGCTTGAAAATGATGCCTATGAAGAAATTTCACCCCTTCTAAGACGGATTGCCAGACATCAAAAGGAGGTCACTGAGCGAGAAGTTTTGTTAGAACAACGTCAATCAGAATTTGATACCATTATTTCTAAAATTAAAGAAGGCATGATTTTGTTAGACAATAACTGTCGTATCATCAGTATTAACCAAGCAGCACAGGATATTTTGCAGACTGATCAAACTTGTTTGGGTAAAGATATATTGCAAATTCTCCGTAACCTGTCACTAAATAATTGGCTAGAAAAAGGTCTTCAGGGGCGCAAACAAGAAGGGATTTTGCAATTAGATGACGCGCATTACAAAGTTATGGTGCGTCCTATTCAGTCTGAGGATAAGGTGACTGGTTTAGCAATTCTTTTCTTTGATGTTACAGATCAGCTTCAGGCAGAGCAGCTGCGCCGCGAATTTACGGCAAACGTTTCTCATGAACTGAAAACGCCGTTACATTTGATTTCTGGATATTCTGAAATGCTGGCTAGTGATGTTGTTGCGCAAAAAGATGTTCCACAATTCGCTGAGAAAATCCACAGTGAGTCTCAACGTATGATCCAGTTGGTAGAAGATATTATTAAACTGTCACATCTTGATGAGTCAGAAGAGTTAGCTATGGAACCCGTCAATCTCTATCAGATATCAGAGGAAGTTTTAGATAGTCTATCTGCTAAGGCAAATGAACGTCATATCAACTTGCATTTATTAGGGGAACCAGCTTATATTACTGGTAACTATGCCCTTATTCATTCTTTGATTTATAATCTTTGTGATAATGCTATCATCTATAACCGTGATAAGGGGGATGTGACTGTCAATGTCACCTCGAATGAGGACGATATTGTTCTGACAGTACAGGATACTGGAGTTGGTATCGCTAAAGATGAGCAGGAACGCATTTTTGAGCGTTTCTATCGAGTTGATAAGAGTCGCTCGAAGAAGTTGGGTGGCACTGGTTTGGGGCTCTCCATTGTTAAGCACGCAGTCAATCAACATCATGCTGATATTAAGGTGGAAAGTCAGCTGGGATTAGGAACTAAAATGACTGTGACCTTTTATAAGTAA